The segment CGGATCGCGGTTCGGCGTCGATACCGTTACTAGCTGACAGAACGGAATACCGCTTACGTGCGTTTCTTCCAAGAGCTCGCGCGCAGCCGCGGTCTCGCACGGCTCGCCCTCGTCGACGAACCCGCCGGGGAACGCGTACTTGCCAATGAACGGATGCCCGCCGCGCTTGACGAATAGTATGCGCAGTCCGTCGCGGATTTTTTTATAGAGCACAACATCCACCGTCACAGACGGGCGGAAATATTGCGTAACGTCATAATCGCGCAAAAACTCTTGCTCGGTCTTGCCGTTCTTGTCTCTTATCTCATCCATGCCGCACGTCCTTAGAAAGCCGCAAATTTAGTATGTAACGAAGCGTTGTCTTACGGGT is part of the Clostridiales bacterium genome and harbors:
- a CDS encoding NUDIX hydrolase, with protein sequence MDEIRDKNGKTEQEFLRDYDVTQYFRPSVTVDVVLYKKIRDGLRILFVKRGGHPFIGKYAFPGGFVDEGEPCETAAARELLEETHVSGIPFCQLVTVSTPNRDPRWRNITVVYAAELDRDITAVAGDDAAAAEWFDIHCAADGTLSFRDDGKSFTVKLDVKRDAFGDIDLNNTRITERGAVAFDHAKVVYYLYNKIFGQG